Proteins co-encoded in one uncultured Bacteroides sp. genomic window:
- a CDS encoding type II CRISPR RNA-guided endonuclease Cas9, translated as MKKILGLDLGTNSIGWALIEHDLESKTGKIIAANSRIIPMDQSIIGNFEKGNTISQTAERTGYRGVRRLRERELLRRERLHRILHILKFLPSHYEKEIDFEFRVGQFINHSEPKIAYRKNDEVGKFDFLFKSSFNEMLHDFSNNHPQLISPGKLLPYDWTIYYLRKKALTQRIEKEELAWILLNFNQKRGYYQLRGEEEEEDKSKLVEFHSLKVIDVIDSGEKKGDNVWYNVVLENGWVYRRQSRVFLDWVGKTKDFIVTTELNEDGTVKLNKFGEEKRSFRAPDENDWTLVKKKTEVEIEHSEKTVGTYIYEALLANPDQKIKGKLVRTIERKFYKKEIGLILNAQKQFHPELNDRELYNSCVEELYPHNDNHKDSIKGRDFTYLFVDDILFYQRPLKSKKSLISNCPYEVRRYKDKGGNEKLESIKCIAKSHPIFQEFRLWQFIQNLKIYVREIEVDGKLQTDVNVTEQFLSSEKEYVELFEWLNEKKEIDQKAFLKYPPFGLKGKIAENYRWNYVEDKAYPCNETHALIKNRLSKADISDFSKEDEEALWHILYSVEDKQELLKALTSFANKKRLPNEFVEEFKKFPPFKKEYGSYSAKAIKKLLAVMRMGKYWDENLIDVTTKKRIDKLIDGEWNEEIKLRAREKAKDLTCLEHFKGLPLWLACYVVYNRHSEASDVLKWNSPEDIEQYLKEVFKQHSLRNPIVEQVVTETLRVVKDIWNYYGKGEPCFIDEIHVELGRDIKNPADKRKQMTSRITENENTNLRIKALLTEFKNDPLVENIRPYSPAQQEIFKIFEEDILNSGIDIPEDILKISKMSQPSQSEIEKYKLWLEQKYRSPYTGEVIPLGKLFTPAYEIEHIIPQSRYFDDSFSNKVICEAAVNKDKGNMLGFEYIRDNRGRKIEVGFGKEVTLFSIEAYEEFVKSRYRGSYTKMKKLLLEDIPDSFIARQLNDSKYISRVVQGLLSAIVRTDEEQEAVSKNIVSCNGTITTELKNHWGMNDVWNDIVYPRFERMNRLTGSNDYGEWINKEGKRVFQTRMPLLLQTGFNKKRIDHRHHAMDAIVIACASRSHVNYLNNLYANSDKKRIDLRTNLCYKHKTDDKGNYQWRFYKPWDTFTQDSREALNTAIVSFKQNIRVINKTINLYQKWVQNNEGRFEKIVCKQTKGDSWAIRKPMHKETVYGKISLRFKKIVNLSAALDDWESIVSKELKNKIKELVLQYGKYDKKTFVKYFKDRENKLNGKDISKVEIYYFDNDISVSRTSLGESFNSKKINSVSDAGIQEILRKHLSAYNECKGDKVLEHPELAFSSDGIDELNRNITQLNNGVYHKPIYKVRTCEPIGNKFNVGNIGSKKNKYVEAAKGTNLFFGIYQDYEGKRSYETIPLNIVIERQKQGLSSVPEVDEKGNNLLFSLSPNDLVYVPTVDELETQSINWNDVSSLTGRIYKMVSSSTYQCFFMPSFVANPVIQTVELGANNKAEKTWAGEMIKNICVKIKVDRLGNIMRKENDKENTIFWQPCLFELKK; from the coding sequence ATGAAAAAAATATTAGGATTAGATTTAGGCACCAATTCTATTGGTTGGGCACTTATTGAGCATGATTTGGAATCAAAGACAGGTAAGATTATTGCTGCAAATAGTCGCATTATTCCTATGGATCAAAGTATTATTGGAAATTTCGAGAAAGGGAATACAATCTCTCAAACTGCTGAAAGGACTGGCTATCGGGGTGTTCGTCGATTAAGAGAAAGAGAATTACTTCGTCGTGAAAGACTTCATCGTATACTGCATATTTTAAAATTTTTGCCAAGTCATTATGAAAAAGAAATAGATTTTGAATTTCGTGTAGGACAATTTATAAATCATTCAGAACCTAAGATTGCATATCGAAAAAATGATGAAGTTGGTAAATTTGATTTTCTTTTTAAATCTTCATTTAATGAAATGCTTCATGATTTTTCAAATAATCATCCTCAGCTTATTAGTCCAGGGAAATTACTTCCTTATGATTGGACCATATATTATCTTCGGAAGAAGGCTCTTACCCAGCGAATAGAGAAAGAAGAACTGGCTTGGATCCTCCTTAATTTTAATCAAAAGAGGGGGTACTATCAATTAAGAGGAGAAGAGGAGGAAGAGGATAAAAGCAAATTAGTTGAATTTCATTCTCTAAAAGTTATAGATGTTATTGATAGTGGTGAGAAAAAAGGGGATAATGTCTGGTATAATGTAGTGCTCGAAAATGGTTGGGTTTACCGTCGTCAAAGTAGGGTGTTTCTTGATTGGGTAGGGAAAACGAAAGATTTTATTGTGACAACAGAACTCAATGAAGATGGGACAGTAAAACTTAACAAGTTTGGAGAAGAGAAACGTTCATTTCGTGCACCTGATGAAAATGACTGGACATTAGTAAAGAAAAAAACAGAAGTAGAAATAGAGCACTCAGAGAAAACAGTTGGTACATATATTTACGAAGCGTTATTAGCTAATCCAGATCAAAAAATAAAAGGAAAGCTAGTCCGAACTATTGAACGTAAGTTTTATAAGAAAGAAATTGGATTGATTCTGAATGCTCAAAAACAGTTCCATCCTGAACTTAATGACCGAGAATTGTATAATTCTTGTGTAGAAGAATTATATCCTCATAATGATAATCATAAGGATAGCATTAAAGGCCGTGATTTTACTTATTTATTTGTAGATGATATCTTGTTTTATCAACGTCCGTTGAAAAGCAAAAAATCACTTATAAGTAATTGCCCTTATGAAGTAAGACGATATAAAGATAAGGGAGGTAATGAAAAGCTTGAATCCATTAAATGTATAGCAAAGTCTCATCCTATTTTTCAAGAATTCAGACTTTGGCAGTTTATTCAGAATCTCAAAATATATGTTCGGGAAATAGAAGTTGATGGTAAGCTACAAACGGATGTAAATGTTACGGAACAATTCCTTTCCTCAGAAAAAGAATATGTGGAGCTATTTGAGTGGTTAAATGAAAAGAAAGAGATTGACCAGAAAGCTTTTCTGAAATATCCACCTTTTGGATTAAAAGGAAAGATAGCAGAGAATTATCGTTGGAATTATGTTGAAGATAAAGCATATCCTTGTAACGAAACTCATGCTTTAATTAAAAACCGTCTGAGTAAAGCTGATATTAGTGATTTTAGTAAAGAAGATGAAGAAGCCTTGTGGCATATTCTTTATTCTGTGGAAGATAAGCAAGAGCTCTTGAAAGCCTTGACAAGCTTTGCCAATAAAAAGCGATTGCCAAATGAATTTGTGGAAGAATTCAAAAAATTCCCTCCGTTCAAAAAGGAATATGGCTCTTATTCAGCAAAAGCAATAAAGAAACTTCTTGCGGTAATGCGTATGGGTAAGTATTGGGATGAGAATCTGATAGATGTAACGACTAAAAAACGCATTGATAAATTGATAGATGGTGAGTGGAATGAAGAAATTAAATTGAGAGCTAGAGAAAAGGCAAAAGACTTAACTTGCTTAGAACACTTTAAAGGATTACCTCTTTGGCTGGCTTGTTATGTGGTTTATAACAGACATTCAGAAGCCAGTGATGTACTTAAATGGAACTCACCTGAAGATATAGAACAGTATTTAAAAGAGGTATTTAAACAACATTCTTTGAGAAATCCTATTGTAGAACAAGTGGTAACTGAAACGTTACGTGTCGTAAAAGATATATGGAATTATTATGGAAAAGGAGAACCTTGTTTTATTGATGAGATTCATGTTGAGCTGGGCCGAGATATAAAAAATCCTGCTGACAAAAGGAAACAAATGACAAGCAGGATTACGGAGAATGAAAACACCAACCTCCGGATCAAAGCGTTGCTCACTGAATTTAAGAATGATCCTTTAGTAGAGAATATTCGTCCTTATTCTCCTGCTCAACAGGAAATATTTAAAATATTTGAGGAGGATATTTTAAATTCAGGGATTGATATACCGGAGGATATTCTTAAAATATCAAAAATGTCTCAGCCATCACAGAGTGAAATTGAGAAGTATAAACTTTGGTTGGAACAAAAATACCGCTCTCCTTATACAGGAGAAGTGATCCCTTTAGGTAAGTTGTTTACTCCTGCTTATGAAATAGAACATATTATTCCACAGTCTCGTTATTTTGACGACTCCTTTAGCAATAAAGTAATCTGTGAAGCTGCTGTGAATAAGGATAAAGGAAATATGCTCGGTTTTGAATACATTCGGGATAACAGAGGAAGGAAGATAGAAGTTGGTTTTGGAAAGGAAGTCACGCTATTTAGTATTGAGGCATATGAAGAATTTGTAAAGAGCCGTTATCGTGGTAGTTATACTAAAATGAAAAAGTTGCTTCTGGAAGATATCCCCGATTCTTTTATCGCTCGTCAGTTGAATGATAGCAAGTATATTAGTAGAGTGGTTCAGGGGTTGCTTTCTGCAATTGTACGAACTGATGAAGAACAAGAAGCCGTTTCTAAAAATATTGTTTCTTGTAATGGAACAATAACAACTGAACTGAAGAATCATTGGGGGATGAATGATGTGTGGAATGACATAGTTTATCCTCGGTTTGAACGAATGAATCGTTTGACTGGTAGCAATGATTATGGCGAATGGATCAATAAAGAGGGTAAACGAGTATTCCAGACTAGAATGCCTTTGCTGTTACAAACAGGATTTAATAAGAAACGAATAGATCACCGTCACCATGCAATGGATGCTATTGTGATTGCCTGCGCATCAAGGAGCCATGTTAATTATCTGAATAATCTATATGCAAATAGTGACAAAAAACGAATTGATCTTAGAACAAATTTGTGTTATAAGCACAAAACAGATGATAAAGGGAACTATCAGTGGCGTTTTTATAAGCCCTGGGATACTTTTACCCAAGATAGCCGTGAGGCATTAAATACTGCAATAGTAAGCTTTAAGCAAAACATACGTGTGATCAATAAAACGATTAATTTATATCAGAAATGGGTTCAAAACAATGAAGGAAGATTTGAGAAAATTGTTTGTAAGCAAACAAAGGGAGATAGCTGGGCTATACGTAAACCTATGCATAAGGAGACTGTATATGGAAAAATCTCTCTCCGTTTTAAGAAAATAGTAAATCTGTCTGCCGCTTTAGATGATTGGGAATCTATTGTGAGTAAAGAACTTAAGAATAAAATTAAAGAACTTGTTCTTCAGTATGGGAAATATGATAAGAAAACCTTTGTGAAGTATTTCAAAGATCGGGAAAACAAATTGAATGGGAAAGATATTTCTAAGGTGGAGATTTATTATTTCGACAATGATATATCTGTTTCTAGAACATCGTTAGGAGAATCATTTAACTCTAAAAAGATTAATAGTGTTTCTGATGCAGGTATACAAGAGATACTTCGAAAACATTTATCTGCTTATAATGAATGTAAAGGTGATAAGGTTCTTGAACATCCAGAATTAGCATTCTCTTCTGATGGTATAGATGAACTTAATAGAAATATAACTCAATTGAATAACGGAGTTTATCATAAGCCTATATATAAAGTTCGGACTTGTGAACCTATAGGTAATAAATTTAATGTTGGTAATATTGGCAGCAAAAAAAACAAATATGTTGAGGCTGCCAAAGGAACTAATTTATTTTTTGGAATATATCAAGACTATGAAGGTAAAAGGAGTTACGAAACAATTCCATTGAATATTGTTATTGAAAGACAAAAACAGGGATTGAGTTCTGTTCCGGAAGTGGATGAGAAAGGAAATAATCTATTGTTTTCGCTATCTCCTAATGATTTGGTCTATGTGCCAACTGTAGATGAGCTGGAAACTCAAAGTATAAATTGGAATGACGTGTCTTCTTTGACTGGGAGAATTTATAAAATGGTTTCATCTTCAACTTATCAATGCTTCTTTATGCCATCATTTGTTGCTAATCCTGTAATTCAAACAGTCGAACTTGGCGCTAATAATAAAGCAGAAAAAACTTGGGCTGGTGAAATGATAAAGAATATCTGTGTGAAAATTAAGGTAGATCGTTTAGGAAACATAATGAGAAAAGAGAATGATAAAGAAAACACTATATTTTGGCAACCCTGTTTATTTGAGCTTAAAAAATGA